From Candidatus Tectomicrobia bacterium:
GGCTCCGCCCGAGGGGGGCCAGCGCGAGGCCCTCCTCGCGCAGCGGGCCCCGGCCGCCGGAGGGAATCTCCAGGCGGCCTACAAGGCCCGCAAGGCGGCGGGCGCCCTGCCCAGGGGCATGACCCCCAAGGAGCGGGCCGAGCACCACCGCCTCTTCCTGCGGAACGCCCCCCGGGGCTACGCCGCCTCGCTGGAGGCGGCGCTGGGGGGGCCGGACCTCACCCCGCGCCTCGCGGAGCTGCGCTGCCCCATCCTGGCCGTCGCGGGGGAGAAGGACGCCGGGGGGGCGGACGCCGCGAGGCGGCTGGCCGGGGCCGCCCCCGGCGGGGAGGCGGTCGTGGTGGAGGGCGCGGGAGCCTTCGTCCAGCTCGACCGGCCCGAGTCCCTCCTGGCCCTGCTGGAGGAGTTCTTCCGGAAGCACTCGGTCGCGCGCCGCGAGCCGGGATCTTCTTAAGCCGTTCTTCCTGAGGAGGCCGCGCCGTGGCACGCCTGATCGACCTCACCGCCCCCCTGGGCCATCCGGACCTCTGC
This genomic window contains:
- a CDS encoding alpha/beta fold hydrolase; the encoded protein is MARIAGESPRTARYFKLSPVGVDDPVILCAEISGEGSWVFLVPGLGDTVWAWRKIVPWLETAHHVAAVEPRGHGRSASPAGPYSVEAMAGDLARLAEALGAKRPVLIGQGLGGRAALLLALERPELAGALVLIGTDPAPPEGGQREALLAQRAPAAGGNLQAAYKARKAAGALPRGMTPKERAEHHRLFLRNAPRGYAASLEAALGGPDLTPRLAELRCPILAVAGEKDAGGADAARRLAGAAPGGEAVVVEGAGAFVQLDRPESLLALLEEFFRKHSVARREPGSS